The nucleotide window GTAAAGTTTAGAGAAAACAATTAAAGAGAATCCAAATTCACATTATATAAGAACTGAGAAAACATAAACAAGCAACCCAATGTAGATTAATCGCCCAAGTAAAACATTACAGAGAAGATCCTCACATGAGAAAGAGGCACATTTAGAAACCCAGAGATCTCCCTGGCACTcgtataacattttttttttggataagtaATCAAAGATTTACAAATACTTGCACTAAGCCAGTGCAACAAAGGGTAATTGGAGATTGTGCGGATCCTCTATTGTATCTAGAATTCCATCTACATCACATCATGTACGACAACCAGAATTCACCATTGAGCCCAACAACTGGATATCAAGACTTCATATTTATACTTGCACACTCAAATAACCAaacataatacaaataaatatgaagATTTTGCATTTATACTCTTATGACACTCAATAATCAAATGAAAGTACCATCTTTGTTCTTCAAGCAAAGGATTACAACAACATAACCCATGTAGACCCAAGTGGGCTTTGAGGAGGGTTGAGTGTATGCAGCCCTTAGAGAGGGTTTAATCGAAGGACTGTGGAACTAAATTAGCTTTGGCCAAATACACAAATTGCAATAATGCATATCATGCGTTATTTACAAGGttatcaaaaaatttacaatCAGTGAACGAACAAGAAATATGAATCATCAACTCAATTCTTTTTTGGGAGGAATCCACAACttttagaaaaggaaaaatccgtatacaaatacataaaacACAGCTCAAAAGACAGGaaggaaaaatcaaaatcacagtttccaatcaatcaatcaatcaataatttcATCCCAATTCTGAACTAGTTGAACCTCTATACTCTTTTCCGCTAAATTCCGGTCCATCAAAATCTCACTTTTCCATAGGGGAGAGGGAAAATCTCAGTTTTTAACATGGTCGACTAAAGCTATGTAATTTCTTCCCATCTGCAAAAACCATATAAGAAAAAGATTCAATCGAAAAAAAATCGGATCTTGCCTGATAATCACGGAGTCCGACAAGGACGATATCACCGGCGGCAATCCAAACTTTCTTATGCATCTTACCACGTATGTGACAAAGACGTTTAGTCCCATCAATACACATAGCTTCACACCGTCCATTTCCAAGCATACGAAGAACTTGAGCATATTCCTGTCCATCTTCCTTAAAAACAAGCTCTCTCTTTTCATCATCAGCTTCGTTCTTTCCTCTCTTCCTATTCTTTCCTCCCTTTCCCTTATTCTTCGGCATGATTACTTGGGTTTTGCTTTG belongs to Solanum stenotomum isolate F172 chromosome 1, ASM1918654v1, whole genome shotgun sequence and includes:
- the LOC125850755 gene encoding eukaryotic translation initiation factor 1A-like, whose amino-acid sequence is MPKNKGKGGKNRKRGKNEADDEKRELVFKEDGQEYAQVLRMLGNGRCEAMCIDGTKRLCHIRGKMHKKVWIAAGDIVLVGLRDYQDDKADVILKYMPDEARLLKAYGELPENTRLNEGIANLDEEDENAADDYIEFEDEDIDKI